From the unidentified bacterial endosymbiont genome, one window contains:
- a CDS encoding DUF2509 family protein, translated as MNPQRGMSSLALVLLLLVLGTLMLGGLNQQLSSFSALVGGESRSVQEQASVQSALSWGRVQRWATAPQVQCKAGPTGRVCVRLLSGARVLLIAGSRNLLLWQRGEITNGQIQFSLHGWSDFCPLKESALCQLP; from the coding sequence TTGAACCCTCAGCGCGGAATGTCATCACTGGCATTGGTACTGCTTTTACTGGTGCTCGGCACGCTTATGCTCGGCGGACTCAACCAGCAACTCAGTTCGTTTAGCGCGCTGGTGGGCGGTGAGAGCCGTTCGGTCCAGGAGCAGGCATCGGTACAGTCAGCGCTGTCGTGGGGACGGGTACAACGCTGGGCGACAGCGCCTCAAGTTCAATGCAAAGCGGGGCCGACCGGGCGAGTTTGCGTGCGGTTACTGAGCGGGGCGAGGGTGTTGCTGATCGCCGGAAGCCGCAACCTCCTGTTGTGGCAACGCGGGGAGATTACGAACGGTCAGATACAGTTTTCGCTTCACGGCTGGAGCGACTTTTGCCCCTTAAAGGAGAGTGCGCTATGCCAGCTACCCTGA
- a CDS encoding prepilin peptidase-dependent protein, whose product MKQRGFSLTEVLIAMAIGSLLLLSTSRFLPGLQQAVLRQSGQRELEEEVWQRLFAIGKEFQRAGYCAGKCQGQALIIAEQGRCAIVQWDANSNGKWDMSASENERTGFRLQAGVLESLHGASHCEGKGWEKLTDPDRVMIQQFVVSKTEHPGFAPELNIALAAIRKGAQGDAYQAHYSVTGYNL is encoded by the coding sequence ATGAAGCAGCGCGGTTTTTCACTGACTGAAGTCCTGATAGCGATGGCGATCGGCAGCCTGTTGCTATTAAGTACCTCGCGTTTCTTGCCCGGTTTACAACAGGCTGTTTTACGCCAGTCAGGCCAGCGGGAGCTTGAAGAGGAGGTATGGCAACGTCTTTTTGCCATCGGCAAAGAGTTCCAGCGAGCAGGATATTGCGCTGGAAAGTGTCAGGGGCAGGCGTTGATCATCGCAGAACAAGGGCGTTGTGCCATTGTCCAATGGGATGCGAACAGCAACGGCAAATGGGACATGTCGGCGTCAGAAAATGAGCGTACGGGCTTTCGTCTGCAAGCGGGGGTACTTGAAAGCCTGCATGGGGCGAGCCATTGCGAGGGGAAGGGGTGGGAAAAACTCACCGATCCGGACAGGGTAATGATCCAGCAGTTTGTGGTCAGTAAAACGGAACATCCAGGGTTTGCGCCAGAGCTTAATATAGCACTGGCTGCCATCCGCAAAGGTGCACAGGGTGACGCTTATCAGGCCCACTATAGCGTCACGGGGTACAACCTTTGA
- a CDS encoding prepilin-type N-terminal cleavage/methylation domain-containing protein has protein sequence MPATLSREHGFSMVEVLLAMMLLVVIVTALSGYHRALASRFLMFNQYRQLWHNVWNQSQLSAHPLPEGWQVNRVQTMQSGCVSITVTVISPLGRHGAMTRLHCPVSQ, from the coding sequence ATGCCAGCTACCCTGAGCAGAGAACACGGTTTCAGCATGGTAGAAGTATTGCTGGCAATGATGCTGCTGGTGGTTATCGTAACGGCGCTGTCTGGCTATCACCGGGCGCTGGCGTCACGCTTCTTGATGTTTAATCAGTATCGGCAGCTATGGCACAACGTCTGGAATCAGTCACAACTGAGCGCGCATCCCCTGCCGGAAGGCTGGCAGGTAAACCGAGTGCAGACAATGCAGTCCGGATGTGTCAGCATCACGGTTACAGTTATTTCTCCTCTGGGGCGGCACGGCGCGATGACGCGTCTGCATTGCCCGGTTAGCCAGTAG